A single Chloracidobacterium sp. DNA region contains:
- a CDS encoding NAD(P)-dependent alcohol dehydrogenase, whose translation MKVYEIQKFGIDELTLNERDEPTPAAHEVLIRFHAASLNYRDYMVVNGTYNPRMKTPAIPLSDGAGEVIAIGAAVTKWKVGARVMPIFVQRWFEGESTEEKRRTALGAGPQWDGVLREMGAFNEDSVVEIPEHLSYKEAATLPCAAITAWNALAVSGKIKAGDTVLTLGTGGVSIFAVQFAKMFGARVIATSSSDEKIERLRELGVDETINYRTRDDWDAAVLDLTDKRGVDHVVEVGGSGTLAKSLNAVRIGGHVAMIGALAAGDFSPVPLFMKSVRLQGVFTGSRSIFEDMNRAVSVNELKPVIDRVFNFDDVKAAFRHMESGAHFGKIVIEY comes from the coding sequence ATGAAAGTCTATGAGATCCAAAAATTTGGCATTGACGAATTAACACTTAACGAGCGTGACGAACCGACGCCGGCGGCACATGAAGTGTTGATCAGGTTTCACGCGGCCTCGCTCAACTACCGCGACTATATGGTCGTGAACGGGACGTACAATCCGCGAATGAAGACGCCCGCTATTCCACTTTCTGATGGTGCGGGTGAGGTTATCGCAATTGGTGCCGCAGTGACGAAATGGAAAGTCGGGGCACGCGTTATGCCGATCTTTGTCCAGCGTTGGTTTGAGGGCGAATCAACCGAAGAGAAGCGCCGAACGGCTCTGGGTGCGGGACCACAATGGGACGGTGTGCTCCGCGAGATGGGGGCTTTTAATGAGGATTCGGTGGTTGAAATACCTGAGCACCTTTCGTATAAGGAGGCGGCAACCTTGCCGTGTGCGGCCATTACGGCGTGGAATGCGTTGGCGGTTTCGGGCAAGATCAAGGCGGGCGACACGGTTTTGACGCTCGGCACAGGCGGCGTTTCAATATTCGCTGTTCAGTTTGCAAAGATGTTTGGAGCCCGCGTGATCGCGACCTCCAGCAGTGACGAAAAGATCGAACGGCTTCGAGAACTTGGTGTCGATGAAACCATCAATTATCGTACGCGCGACGATTGGGACGCGGCGGTTTTGGACCTTACGGATAAACGCGGCGTCGACCACGTCGTAGAGGTCGGAGGTTCGGGAACGCTTGCCAAATCGCTCAACGCGGTTCGTATCGGCGGTCACGTCGCTATGATCGGAGCATTGGCTGCAGGAGATTTCAGCCCGGTCCCGCTCTTTATGAAGTCCGTACGTCTTCAGGGAGTTTTCACGGGTTCAAGGTCAATATTTGAGGATATGAACCGTGCGGTCAGCGTTAACGAATTGAAGCCGGTCATCGATCGGGTCTTTAACTTCGACGACGTAAAAGCGGCATTCAGACATATGGAGAGCGGTGCACATTTTGGAAAGATCGTTATCGAATACTAG
- a CDS encoding alkene reductase: MTKFFDELMIGDLKLKNRIVMAPMTRSRANDDGIQPDYVPEYYAQRASGGLLISEATNISPMAKGYVRTPGIYTPEQIDAWKQVTAAVHANGGRIFMQIFHTGRIALPELLPDNAQPVAPSAVKAAGQNYTDSGMKDFVEPRELTTEEVKETVRDFAAAATNAIEAGFDGVELHSASGYLVHQFLMQPVNQRTDEYGGSVKNRTRFVFEILDAMSDAIGKERVGVKFSPQMPYNDIQEPDADEVYPFIMSELSKKGLAYVHVAAQSDAGWHDRLRPLYSGVYIAGGNFDRDRGAEYLGAGKADAIAFGVKFLANPDLPARFEQNAELNQPDQSTFYAGGEKGYTDYPTLAKAAGSI, from the coding sequence ATGACAAAATTTTTCGACGAATTAATGATTGGTGATCTGAAACTCAAAAATCGGATCGTGATGGCTCCGATGACGCGGAGTCGGGCTAATGACGATGGCATTCAGCCGGATTATGTGCCTGAGTATTACGCTCAACGGGCGTCGGGCGGGCTTCTGATATCGGAAGCAACAAACATCTCGCCTATGGCCAAGGGATATGTACGTACGCCGGGAATCTATACTCCTGAGCAGATCGATGCGTGGAAACAGGTGACTGCGGCGGTTCACGCGAATGGCGGCAGGATCTTTATGCAGATATTTCACACTGGCCGGATCGCGTTGCCTGAGCTATTGCCGGACAATGCCCAGCCCGTCGCTCCGTCGGCGGTAAAGGCCGCGGGACAAAATTACACCGACAGCGGTATGAAGGATTTTGTCGAACCGCGTGAATTGACGACCGAAGAGGTCAAGGAAACCGTTCGCGATTTTGCTGCCGCGGCAACGAATGCGATCGAGGCCGGCTTTGACGGAGTCGAACTCCACTCCGCGAGCGGATATCTGGTTCACCAGTTCCTGATGCAGCCTGTCAATCAGCGGACCGATGAGTACGGCGGATCGGTCAAAAATCGTACACGATTCGTATTCGAAATTCTGGATGCGATGTCCGACGCTATTGGCAAAGAGCGTGTTGGCGTGAAGTTTTCGCCCCAGATGCCCTACAACGATATTCAGGAACCGGATGCCGACGAAGTGTATCCGTTTATTATGTCCGAGCTGTCCAAAAAGGGTTTGGCGTATGTTCACGTCGCCGCACAGAGCGACGCCGGCTGGCACGATAGACTCCGGCCGTTATATTCAGGAGTTTACATTGCTGGCGGCAATTTTGACCGCGATCGCGGAGCAGAATATCTTGGAGCAGGTAAGGCCGACGCGATAGCATTTGGCGTCAAGTTTTTGGCAAACCCGGACCTTCCGGCAAGATTTGAGCAAAATGCAGAATTGAATCAACCGGATCAGTCGACGTTTTACGCTGGCGGCGAGAAAGGATATACAGATTATCCGACGTTGGCGAAAGCTGCCGGATCGATTTAG
- the trxA gene encoding thioredoxin, with translation MGTFAKQLTDSNFDSDVLKSDKAVLVDFWAEWCGPCRMIAPSVEAIAEEYTGKVDVFKMNVDENPMVPNQFGIRGIPTLIVFKGGQEQERIVGAVNREAIAKVVGKYV, from the coding sequence ATGGGAACTTTTGCTAAACAATTGACGGATTCGAATTTTGATAGTGATGTACTGAAGTCGGACAAGGCAGTACTTGTAGATTTCTGGGCCGAATGGTGCGGACCGTGCCGTATGATAGCCCCGTCGGTAGAGGCGATTGCCGAGGAATACACCGGCAAGGTTGACGTCTTTAAGATGAACGTCGACGAAAACCCAATGGTGCCTAATCAGTTCGGCATCCGTGGTATTCCGACATTGATAGTTTTCAAGGGCGGCCAGGAGCAGGAGCGGATCGTCGGTGCGGTTAACCGCGAAGCGATCGCTAAGGTAGTTGGGAAGTACGTTTAG